The following are from one region of the Paraglaciecola sp. L1A13 genome:
- a CDS encoding ABC-F family ATPase: MLTTANITMQFGEKPLFENVSVKFGNGNRYGLIGANGCGKSTFMKILGGDLEQSAGNVSTDPGERIGKLKQDQFAYEQYSVIDTVVMGHTELWKVKAERDAIYANPEMTEEDGIRVADLESEFAEMDGYTAEARAGELLIGVGIPVEQHYGPMSEIAPGWKLRVLLAQVIFSDPDIMLLDEPTNNLDINTIRWLEDVLNERNCSMIIISHDRHFLNSVCTHMADLDYGEIRLFPGNYDEYMTASTQARERLVSDNAKKKAQIAELRTFVSRFSANASKSKQATSRARQIDKIKLDDIKPSSRQTPFIRFEQTKKLHRLALEVSGLYKSYENELYNGLNLMVEVGERIAVIGENGLGKTTLLKCLVGDTDLTAGEVKWSENANIGYYAQDHAHEFEKEMTLMEWMYQWAQEGDDEQVMRGTLGRLLFSQNEITKSVKVISGGEQGRMMFGKLMLQRPNILVMDEPTNHMDMESIESLNMALENYAGTLIFVSHDREFVSSVATRIIEITPNGIVDFRGNYESYLESLATAK, encoded by the coding sequence TTGTTAACGACCGCAAACATCACTATGCAATTTGGCGAAAAGCCATTGTTCGAAAATGTCTCAGTTAAATTTGGTAACGGAAATCGTTATGGCCTAATCGGCGCCAATGGCTGTGGTAAGTCAACCTTCATGAAAATATTAGGGGGCGATTTAGAGCAATCGGCAGGTAATGTCTCCACTGATCCCGGTGAGCGCATTGGTAAATTGAAACAAGACCAATTTGCTTACGAACAGTATAGCGTAATTGATACGGTAGTGATGGGACATACTGAGCTGTGGAAAGTGAAAGCAGAACGTGACGCAATTTATGCAAATCCTGAGATGACAGAAGAGGATGGTATTCGTGTTGCCGATTTAGAGTCAGAGTTTGCGGAGATGGACGGTTACACCGCCGAAGCACGAGCGGGTGAATTACTGATCGGTGTCGGTATTCCTGTTGAGCAGCATTATGGCCCCATGAGCGAAATTGCTCCAGGTTGGAAATTGCGCGTATTGCTCGCTCAGGTTATTTTCTCTGATCCTGACATTATGTTACTTGATGAACCAACCAACAACTTGGATATCAATACCATTCGATGGCTTGAGGATGTCCTTAATGAGCGTAATTGCTCTATGATCATCATCTCGCACGATCGTCACTTTTTGAACAGTGTATGTACACATATGGCAGATTTGGATTACGGCGAAATCCGCCTTTTCCCTGGCAACTACGACGAATACATGACAGCGTCAACCCAAGCCCGAGAACGCTTGGTCTCAGACAATGCCAAGAAAAAAGCACAAATTGCCGAATTGAGGACATTTGTAAGCCGTTTTTCTGCAAATGCGTCTAAATCTAAACAAGCGACTTCCCGCGCTAGGCAAATTGATAAAATTAAATTAGATGATATTAAACCCTCTAGCCGACAAACACCGTTCATACGCTTTGAACAAACGAAGAAACTACATCGCTTAGCACTTGAAGTGTCAGGCCTGTATAAATCGTATGAAAACGAATTGTATAACGGTTTAAATTTGATGGTTGAAGTCGGTGAACGCATTGCTGTTATCGGTGAAAACGGTTTGGGTAAAACAACCTTGTTGAAATGTTTAGTCGGTGATACCGATTTAACTGCTGGGGAAGTGAAGTGGTCTGAAAATGCCAACATTGGCTATTATGCGCAAGATCACGCCCACGAATTTGAAAAAGAAATGACCTTAATGGAATGGATGTATCAATGGGCGCAAGAAGGTGATGATGAACAAGTCATGCGCGGTACTTTAGGTCGGTTATTATTTTCACAAAATGAAATTACTAAATCAGTTAAAGTGATATCAGGAGGCGAGCAAGGCAGAATGATGTTTGGCAAGCTAATGCTTCAGCGGCCAAACATTCTGGTTATGGATGAACCCACTAACCATATGGATATGGAATCCATTGAATCATTGAATATGGCGTTAGAAAATTATGCTGGCACGCTAATATTTGTCAGTCACGATCGTGAATTCGTATCGTCAGTTGCCACTCGTATAATTGAGATTACGCCTAATGGCATCGTAGATTTCCGTGGAAATTACGAAAGTTATTTAGAAAGCTTAGCTACGGCTAAATAG
- a CDS encoding outer membrane protein assembly factor BamE yields MKFRNLLVVIAAALMLSACADWIYRIDVPQGNFLDERDVEKLRVNMTKEQVEYVLGKPVVEDSFDHDTWYYLYQMKRGMSKRGKDFRKELKIHFLDNHVSEVTGDFELSEDFNTSLDE; encoded by the coding sequence ATGAAGTTTAGAAATTTATTGGTGGTGATTGCCGCCGCATTGATGTTGTCTGCCTGTGCCGACTGGATCTATCGAATTGACGTTCCTCAGGGTAACTTTTTAGATGAGCGTGATGTTGAAAAATTGCGTGTAAATATGACCAAAGAGCAAGTTGAATATGTGCTCGGAAAGCCTGTTGTTGAAGACTCGTTTGATCATGACACTTGGTATTATTTGTATCAAATGAAACGAGGTATGAGCAAGCGCGGTAAAGACTTTCGTAAAGAACTAAAAATTCACTTTTTAGATAATCATGTCAGCGAGGTAACCGGTGATTTTGAGTTATCTGAAGACTTCAATACTTCCCTTGATGAGTAA
- the recN gene encoding DNA repair protein RecN, which translates to MLLHLSIRNFAVVKSLDIDLALGMTAVTGETGAGKSISVDALGLCLGDRADASFVRTGASKAEVCATFDVANLPLAQKWLQEQELDDENDCLIRRVISSEGRSKAFINGTAVPLQQLKNLGQYLLSIHGQHAHQQILKAETQRDLLDNFAEHPSLLANVAQHYGALQQKQKHYRELLAGQQQRTDRYQLLSYQVTELDEFAIADDEFLELEIEHKKLSNSQTLLEQTQLTFHQLYEADDFNALSAVQNSIDILSELQEHDPTLTPILGLLTEASIQIDEAAQELRHYTEQLEIDPMKMQQVEARYSQALDLARKHQVQPEALYAHHQSLVQELSQLSNDDELLDSMKDELLALEKLYFQSAEKLSLSRNKAASKLAKRVECEIHKMNMGDAVFKIEVEHLAQSAPQKSGLDSVHFKVSTNKGQDLDKIEKVVSGGELSRIGLAIQVISSHSSQVATMIFDEVDTGISGSTASVVGQLLRKLGETCQVICVTHLPQVAARAHNQMFVTKFSDKKTTETHMISLQENERIAELARLLAGDKLTDSALANAKELLQISNS; encoded by the coding sequence ATGTTACTTCATCTCTCAATTCGTAATTTCGCGGTGGTTAAATCTTTAGATATCGATTTGGCGCTAGGCATGACAGCAGTGACAGGCGAAACCGGTGCTGGTAAGTCTATTTCTGTTGATGCTTTAGGCTTGTGTCTTGGGGATAGAGCCGATGCTAGCTTTGTGCGCACGGGTGCGAGTAAAGCTGAAGTCTGCGCCACTTTTGATGTGGCAAATTTGCCTCTTGCTCAGAAATGGCTACAAGAACAAGAACTAGACGACGAAAACGATTGTTTAATTAGACGTGTTATATCTAGCGAAGGACGTTCAAAAGCCTTTATTAATGGTACCGCAGTTCCATTGCAGCAACTCAAAAACCTAGGCCAATATTTACTAAGTATTCATGGGCAACATGCTCATCAGCAAATATTGAAGGCAGAGACTCAACGAGATTTGCTCGATAATTTTGCCGAACACCCTTCCCTACTAGCTAATGTTGCACAGCATTATGGCGCACTTCAACAAAAACAGAAACATTACCGAGAGCTGTTAGCTGGACAACAACAACGAACAGACCGTTATCAACTGCTGTCGTATCAAGTTACTGAGCTTGATGAGTTTGCCATTGCTGATGACGAATTTCTTGAGCTAGAAATAGAGCACAAGAAACTCAGTAATAGCCAAACGTTACTTGAACAAACTCAATTAACCTTTCATCAACTCTATGAAGCTGATGATTTTAATGCCTTATCAGCAGTGCAAAACAGCATAGATATACTCAGCGAATTGCAAGAACACGATCCTACGCTTACCCCCATCTTAGGTTTGTTAACTGAAGCGAGCATCCAGATTGATGAAGCCGCTCAAGAGCTTAGACACTACACCGAGCAGTTAGAAATTGATCCAATGAAAATGCAACAGGTTGAGGCGCGTTATTCTCAAGCCTTAGACTTAGCAAGGAAACATCAGGTACAACCTGAAGCCTTGTATGCGCATCATCAAAGCTTAGTGCAGGAATTGTCTCAGTTATCTAATGATGATGAGCTTCTTGATAGCATGAAAGATGAATTGTTGGCGCTTGAGAAGTTATATTTCCAAAGTGCTGAAAAGCTCAGCCTTTCTCGTAATAAAGCAGCAAGTAAATTAGCAAAACGAGTCGAGTGTGAAATTCATAAGATGAATATGGGTGACGCAGTGTTTAAGATAGAAGTTGAACATTTAGCGCAAAGTGCCCCGCAGAAGTCAGGTTTAGATAGCGTACATTTCAAAGTTTCGACCAACAAAGGTCAAGATCTCGATAAAATCGAAAAAGTGGTGTCCGGTGGAGAGTTGTCACGTATCGGCTTAGCAATTCAGGTAATTAGTTCACACAGTAGCCAAGTAGCAACCATGATTTTTGATGAAGTTGATACCGGTATTAGTGGCTCAACGGCATCTGTAGTGGGTCAGTTACTGCGTAAGTTAGGTGAAACTTGTCAGGTTATATGTGTGACTCATTTGCCTCAAGTAGCGGCTCGCGCGCACAATCAAATGTTTGTGACTAAGTTCAGTGATAAGAAAACCACTGAAACTCATATGATTTCTTTGCAAGAAAATGAACGAATTGCGGAGTTGGCACGTCTATTAGCAGGTGACAAATTGACAGATTCTGCACTCGCCAACGCCAAAGAGTTACTACAAATCAGTAATTCTTAA
- the nadK gene encoding NAD(+) kinase, producing the protein MGFHTVGLIGKHAHQGANLSLQALIVYLKQKDCRVIVEQSCASQLTGNGFEIADLDTIGTQADLAIVVGGDGNMLGAARVLAKHNVAVVGINRGNLGFLTDINPDDIERQLDTIFNGDCQIEQRFLLELEVYRDGQLQSTNSAVNEVVMHHGKVAHMMEFEVYLDENFVFSQRSDGLIVATPTGSTAYSLSGGGPILTPNLDALSLVPMFPHTLSARPIVVDANSTVRIKVSPENRDNLQVSCDSHIVLTVLPGDEIIIRKNPAKLSLIHPKDYNYFNVLRTKLGWGSKLY; encoded by the coding sequence ATGGGTTTTCACACCGTCGGATTGATAGGCAAACACGCCCATCAAGGAGCCAATTTAAGCTTGCAAGCGCTGATTGTTTATCTTAAACAAAAGGACTGCAGAGTGATCGTAGAGCAAAGTTGCGCATCACAATTAACAGGCAATGGCTTTGAAATAGCCGATCTCGATACAATAGGCACCCAGGCAGATTTAGCTATAGTGGTCGGTGGTGACGGAAATATGCTTGGAGCAGCAAGGGTACTCGCTAAACACAATGTTGCGGTAGTGGGCATTAACCGTGGTAACTTGGGCTTTTTGACCGACATAAACCCAGATGATATTGAGCGTCAATTAGACACGATATTTAACGGTGATTGCCAAATTGAACAACGTTTTTTATTGGAGCTAGAAGTTTACCGTGACGGTCAGTTACAAAGTACAAATTCTGCGGTTAATGAAGTGGTAATGCACCATGGAAAAGTTGCTCATATGATGGAATTTGAAGTCTATTTGGATGAAAATTTCGTCTTTAGTCAACGTTCCGATGGACTAATTGTTGCTACCCCTACAGGCTCAACGGCCTATTCTTTATCTGGCGGAGGACCTATCCTCACTCCAAACTTAGATGCCCTCAGTTTGGTGCCTATGTTCCCCCATACACTAAGTGCTCGCCCAATAGTTGTCGATGCGAATAGCACAGTACGAATAAAAGTATCGCCAGAAAATAGAGACAACCTCCAGGTTAGTTGTGACAGCCACATCGTACTGACGGTCTTACCTGGTGATGAAATAATTATTCGCAAAAACCCAGCAAAACTATCGTTAATTCATCCCAAAGATTATAACTATTTCAACGTGTTGCGCACCAAATTAGGCTGGGGTAGTAAACTCTACTAA
- the nagZ gene encoding beta-N-acetylhexosaminidase, translating into MLDVAGCELTPDDRELLDHPLVGGVILFSRNYYDQKQLAELIGQIRLSARNNILIGVDHEGGRVQRFRHGFSAIPAMGEIFNRSHEVMAKAEQYCDTFGWLMAAECLAFDIDLSFAPVLDLNGVSDVIGDRSFHRKPEPLINLASHFIKGMHRAGMKATGKHFPGHGNVKEDSHIAMPVDGRSLAQITELDMRVFTELHAKGLLDGIMPAHVVYPEVDDMPAGFSKIWLQTYLREKMNFDGVIFSDDLSMQGAAFIGDFAARAKAAMHAGCDMVLVCNNPDAAAQVIDSLPSDTASNPRLARLAKVPCGDFTALKNSQEYSSAQRKLAEYYD; encoded by the coding sequence ATGTTAGATGTCGCAGGTTGTGAACTTACACCTGACGACAGAGAGTTACTCGACCATCCCCTTGTAGGTGGCGTTATTTTGTTTAGCCGCAATTACTATGACCAAAAACAATTAGCGGAACTGATCGGACAAATACGTCTGTCGGCACGCAATAACATATTAATTGGGGTGGATCATGAAGGTGGCAGAGTGCAGCGTTTTCGCCACGGTTTTAGTGCCATTCCCGCCATGGGGGAAATTTTCAATAGAAGTCATGAGGTTATGGCTAAGGCTGAGCAATACTGTGACACGTTTGGTTGGTTAATGGCGGCTGAATGTTTAGCATTTGATATCGATTTGAGCTTCGCGCCAGTGCTTGATTTAAACGGCGTGTCAGATGTTATTGGCGATCGTTCATTTCATCGCAAACCTGAGCCGCTGATTAATTTGGCCAGTCACTTTATTAAAGGTATGCATCGTGCTGGTATGAAGGCCACAGGAAAGCACTTTCCGGGTCACGGCAATGTCAAAGAGGACTCTCATATCGCGATGCCCGTCGATGGGCGTAGCTTAGCGCAAATCACCGAACTTGATATGCGTGTTTTTACTGAGTTGCATGCTAAAGGTTTATTAGACGGCATTATGCCAGCCCATGTAGTCTATCCCGAGGTGGATGATATGCCTGCTGGATTTTCTAAGATATGGCTGCAAACTTACTTACGAGAAAAAATGAATTTCGACGGTGTGATATTTTCTGATGATTTGTCTATGCAGGGTGCAGCATTTATCGGTGATTTCGCGGCACGAGCAAAAGCGGCTATGCACGCCGGTTGCGATATGGTGTTAGTGTGTAATAACCCAGATGCCGCAGCACAGGTAATCGATAGTTTACCCAGTGATACTGCTAGCAATCCCCGTTTGGCTCGATTAGCTAAAGTACCGTGTGGCGATTTTACCGCTTTAAAAAATTCACAGGAATACTCATCTGCGCAGCGTAAGTTGGCTGAATATTACGATTAG
- a CDS encoding DASS family sodium-coupled anion symporter, with product MHLTRQHFILIGPLLAIGFYAFLRYTNVDYLPAVTAAITTLTVIWWVSEAIPIPATSIVPFALLPLFGVLDHATAASALGSHVILLLMGAFMLSTALERSGAHERLAVYMVRMVGVSSGRRLVMGFVLATGFLSMWISNTATVLIILPMALAVLSHVDNPKLKVALILGIAYSASVGGLGTLIGTPPNVIFAGIYQEQTGQEFGFLAWMKVGIPVVVVCLPIIALWLTRNVTLEQDIELPELGPWRKEESRTLWVFGLTALAWITRNEPFGGWSGWFDIFYAGDSTIALTAVVVMFIVPNGKGNRLLDWETAKSIPWGILLLFAGGIALAKGFSASGLSQILGDWLLGLTSLPLVMVILAICLIVTYLTEITSNTATATLLMPILAVAAVSSGNDPALFMIPAAMAASCAFMLPVATAPNAIAYGTGEIEIKDMVKEGAILSFLISTIVGLICFALLR from the coding sequence ATGCATTTAACCCGGCAGCACTTTATATTGATTGGCCCTTTGCTCGCCATCGGATTTTATGCATTTTTACGTTACACGAACGTGGATTATCTGCCTGCGGTAACTGCTGCCATTACCACCTTAACGGTTATTTGGTGGGTAAGCGAAGCAATACCTATTCCAGCGACATCTATTGTACCTTTTGCTTTATTGCCTTTGTTTGGTGTGCTTGATCACGCAACGGCTGCTTCAGCCTTAGGTAGTCATGTAATTTTGTTATTAATGGGGGCGTTTATGCTCTCAACGGCGCTTGAGCGCAGTGGCGCTCATGAACGATTAGCTGTCTATATGGTACGAATGGTCGGGGTCAGCAGCGGCCGGCGTCTGGTTATGGGCTTTGTGCTAGCCACAGGTTTTCTCAGTATGTGGATATCAAATACTGCCACCGTGCTGATTATCCTACCAATGGCATTAGCAGTGTTATCACATGTAGATAACCCCAAATTAAAAGTTGCGCTTATTCTAGGTATTGCTTATTCAGCAAGTGTAGGCGGCCTTGGGACTTTAATTGGAACCCCGCCTAATGTGATATTTGCCGGCATTTATCAAGAGCAAACCGGACAAGAGTTTGGTTTTCTGGCGTGGATGAAAGTGGGAATTCCCGTTGTTGTGGTGTGTTTGCCGATTATTGCCTTGTGGCTGACGCGCAATGTCACACTTGAGCAGGACATAGAATTACCTGAACTAGGCCCGTGGCGTAAAGAAGAGTCTCGGACCTTATGGGTTTTTGGTTTAACCGCATTAGCATGGATCACGCGTAACGAGCCATTCGGTGGCTGGAGCGGTTGGTTTGATATCTTTTATGCCGGCGACAGCACTATTGCGCTTACGGCCGTTGTGGTGATGTTTATTGTGCCAAATGGCAAAGGTAACCGCTTATTAGATTGGGAAACGGCTAAGTCGATCCCTTGGGGGATATTGTTACTGTTTGCTGGTGGTATTGCATTAGCGAAAGGATTTAGTGCATCTGGCTTAAGTCAGATTTTGGGTGATTGGTTACTTGGTTTAACCAGCTTGCCGTTAGTTATGGTTATTTTGGCCATTTGTTTAATTGTGACTTACCTCACTGAAATCACCAGTAATACAGCAACCGCAACCTTGCTTATGCCGATTTTAGCTGTGGCTGCTGTGTCATCGGGTAACGACCCTGCATTATTTATGATCCCCGCCGCTATGGCTGCAAGTTGTGCCTTTATGTTACCCGTCGCTACTGCCCCGAATGCTATTGCTTATGGCACCGGTGAGATTGAGATAAAAGATATGGTTAAGGAAGGGGCCATTTTGAGCTTTTTGATTTCAACGATTGTGGGTCTAATATGCTTTGCACTGTTGCGTTAA
- a CDS encoding YunC family protein, with protein sequence MMKVIGVAFSLFMVGNVHAETFDWGALKLSRIDLQLPLLTVQGENGLLACGYVDVDTCNKTGEACAIVSGVRTHDDMLTKPVLAVSNAARLLGVEMGMTGTQALELMR encoded by the coding sequence ATGATGAAAGTAATTGGGGTAGCGTTTAGCTTATTTATGGTTGGTAATGTGCATGCTGAAACGTTTGACTGGGGCGCCTTAAAACTTAGTCGCATTGATCTACAATTGCCTTTGCTTACGGTACAAGGTGAAAACGGGCTACTAGCCTGTGGCTATGTTGACGTTGACACGTGTAATAAAACCGGCGAAGCATGTGCCATTGTATCTGGCGTGCGTACTCATGATGATATGCTGACAAAACCAGTACTGGCTGTATCAAATGCGGCTCGTTTATTAGGCGTAGAGATGGGTATGACCGGCACACAAGCATTGGAATTAATGCGTTAA
- a CDS encoding LysR family transcriptional regulator, which yields MNTKQLEYFLATAEQGSISGAAKILDVAQPAISLQLANLEHELKIKLFERNFRGVALTTAGEQFEEHARLILNQIDKAKLEIIGQQTQCKGKVVVGLSQSICNVLSIQLQTELEHRFPNVELAFRVGPSYKVENWFADQKIDIALCYNAELNKNAATTLPLLSEKLYLYISPRPKNPSYSELSLYGSIPFESLQDYELFMPDRRDALPVLLTAEADNLGIKLKTRNAFGQLMTTLHYVSQGFGLAIYPSSATCHLEASKQIRAIKIIQPELKRDVYLRLSDHQRKNAAVAAVFELIRETTANAHADNSWRGTLLDTKYRHPSVVNIDSAVVG from the coding sequence ATGAACACAAAACAATTAGAATATTTTTTAGCAACTGCAGAGCAAGGAAGCATATCAGGCGCAGCAAAAATTTTAGACGTGGCCCAACCCGCAATCAGTTTACAACTTGCAAATTTAGAGCACGAACTGAAAATAAAACTGTTCGAACGTAATTTTCGTGGTGTTGCTTTGACCACCGCAGGTGAGCAATTTGAAGAACACGCCCGGCTTATTTTAAATCAAATAGACAAGGCGAAACTGGAGATTATTGGCCAGCAAACCCAATGTAAAGGCAAAGTGGTTGTAGGCCTGAGTCAATCTATCTGCAATGTATTATCGATCCAATTACAAACTGAACTTGAACATCGTTTCCCTAATGTTGAACTAGCGTTTAGGGTCGGACCATCTTATAAGGTAGAAAATTGGTTTGCAGATCAGAAAATAGATATCGCCTTATGCTACAACGCAGAACTGAATAAAAACGCGGCAACCACCTTGCCCCTGTTAAGCGAGAAATTGTATTTATACATATCCCCTCGCCCGAAAAACCCCAGTTATAGCGAATTGTCATTGTACGGTTCCATTCCCTTTGAGTCATTACAAGACTACGAGCTATTTATGCCCGATAGACGAGACGCTCTACCAGTGTTATTAACCGCTGAAGCTGACAACTTAGGGATTAAACTTAAAACGAGAAACGCATTTGGTCAGTTAATGACGACCTTACATTATGTTTCACAAGGTTTTGGCTTAGCCATTTACCCGTCATCTGCCACTTGTCATTTAGAAGCGAGTAAGCAAATAAGAGCCATTAAGATTATTCAACCTGAATTAAAACGCGATGTGTATTTACGATTATCAGATCATCAACGAAAAAATGCCGCAGTAGCCGCCGTGTTTGAATTAATACGAGAAACCACCGCTAACGCTCATGCTGATAACAGTTGGCGAGGTACACTGTTAGACACAAAGTACCGTCACCCTTCGGTGGTAAATATTGATAGCGCAGTTGTTGGTTAA
- a CDS encoding FAD-dependent oxidoreductase, whose amino-acid sequence MLNITRRQFLSYVGAAGGSSALLKTSLALGLMPDDNYAGPVKIKPAANGEQPTALILGAGVAGLATALELEKAGIHCTILEASFRPGGRNLTVRNGDKIDEMGNPQICQFDKQDNLFFNCGPARIPGHHRRLLHYCRALNVPLQIKANSSKMAYFHDDDSLGGKPKRIIEYHTDVRGLMSELLWKSAENNQYDQLLSEDDVAKLMKFSQTYGDLTENGKYIGSGRAGSTTDRMLEFPKPHAPIELKAMLDSQFWYGGLMGAELYDWCEPLMEPVGGMDGVIKGFLRNLKNQPVLNAQVKKIYNRDNGVEVTYEQGGQLHTVQADYCFNNIPAYFMAGIDNNFSTDYQSGLDSVKRGHLFKIAYQMSERFWERDGIYGGISYTTDPIGQIWYPSHDIHAQKGILLGAYTWDPKVGAMFEKMTPQERLTAGALYAEKIHPGYSKYIENGISIPWARMNHQMGCGMRMSPEDFDQYYRLLQKPEGRHFMIGDQISHHSGWQEGALASSEQALQQFNRLVSSNTKSGEASHVA is encoded by the coding sequence ATGCTAAATATTACTCGAAGACAATTTCTCAGTTATGTAGGGGCAGCAGGTGGTTCATCCGCTTTACTCAAGACCAGTCTCGCTTTAGGGTTAATGCCTGATGACAATTACGCAGGCCCCGTCAAAATCAAGCCTGCAGCGAATGGCGAGCAACCCACGGCCCTTATTTTAGGCGCTGGTGTAGCGGGCTTAGCCACAGCCCTCGAATTAGAAAAAGCCGGTATTCATTGCACTATTTTAGAGGCCTCTTTTCGACCTGGTGGGCGTAATTTAACTGTGCGCAATGGGGACAAAATCGATGAAATGGGCAACCCACAAATTTGCCAATTCGATAAACAAGATAATTTGTTTTTTAACTGCGGTCCTGCACGAATTCCTGGTCACCATAGACGTCTGTTGCACTATTGCAGAGCATTGAATGTGCCATTACAGATCAAAGCTAATAGTAGCAAGATGGCTTATTTTCACGATGATGATTCACTGGGTGGTAAACCTAAACGCATTATCGAGTACCACACTGACGTACGTGGTTTGATGTCAGAATTGCTTTGGAAGTCAGCTGAAAACAATCAATACGATCAATTATTAAGTGAAGACGATGTTGCCAAGCTGATGAAGTTTTCCCAGACTTACGGCGACTTGACTGAAAATGGTAAATATATTGGTAGTGGACGTGCGGGCTCTACGACTGACCGCATGTTGGAGTTTCCTAAACCCCATGCACCTATTGAATTAAAAGCTATGCTCGACAGCCAATTTTGGTATGGCGGGTTAATGGGCGCTGAACTCTACGATTGGTGTGAACCATTAATGGAGCCTGTAGGCGGCATGGATGGCGTAATAAAGGGCTTTTTGCGCAACCTAAAAAACCAACCGGTATTAAATGCTCAGGTTAAGAAAATTTATAACCGTGATAACGGCGTGGAAGTGACGTACGAGCAGGGCGGTCAGCTGCATACCGTGCAAGCTGATTACTGTTTCAACAATATTCCAGCCTACTTTATGGCCGGTATCGACAACAACTTCTCAACTGATTATCAGTCTGGCTTAGACAGCGTAAAACGTGGGCACTTATTCAAAATTGCGTACCAGATGAGTGAGCGCTTCTGGGAGCGAGACGGTATTTACGGTGGCATTAGTTATACCACAGATCCTATCGGTCAAATTTGGTATCCGTCACATGATATTCACGCACAAAAAGGCATCTTGCTCGGTGCCTACACTTGGGATCCTAAAGTGGGGGCTATGTTTGAAAAAATGACGCCACAAGAGCGACTTACCGCTGGTGCTTTATATGCCGAGAAAATTCATCCTGGTTATAGCAAGTACATTGAGAATGGTATCAGCATCCCTTGGGCGCGAATGAATCACCAAATGGGGTGTGGTATGCGCATGAGTCCAGAAGATTTTGACCAGTACTACCGACTTCTGCAAAAACCTGAGG